GATGAACACGCTAACTAAGTCGAGCGTGGGGTATTGGTCGAGCCTCGCGTGGTCCTGGGCCGGGGTTTCGGTATTGAGCATGGACAGGTCTCTTGGTGCGCAGTGATCGATAAAACCAGTGTAATACCAATTAACCGGGGCATCCCATGAAAGCTCGGCCCGCGATCATGCCGAAAAGTTATGTTGGCCAGGCTAGGCCGGACGCCGCAGTTCGGCGACGAAATCGTAGTGCTCGCTCAGGCAGTAAGAATGCGTCAGCTCGACCGGTTCGCCCGACCCAAGGTAGCCGATGCGGGTAATGAACAGTACCGCGCGCCCCTCGGGCACGGCCAGACGCGCCGCCAGTTCGCTCGAGGCGTTCATCGCGCGCAGATGCTGCAGCGCGCGCACCGGCATGTGGCCGGTCTTGGCCAGATGGGCATACAGCGAGCCGCCAACTCCCTCGGGCCGCGGCAGCATGCTGGCCGGGATCACGCTGATCTCGTAGGCCATCACCACGTCATCGGCCAGGCGCAGCCGTTCAAGCCGGGCCACGCGGGTGTCGGGCAACAGCCCTAGCCAGCGCTGTTGGTCGGCATCGGCCAGCAGCACCTCGCGCCGCAGCCAGTGGCTGCCAGGCTTATAGCCGCGCTGTTGCAGCTGTTCTGAAAAGCTCGACAGGTCTGACAGCGGCTGCTCGATGCGCGGCGCGATGTAATTGCCCGAACCGCGCCGGCGCACCACCAGGCCCTGGTCGACCAGCTGGTCGATCGCCTTGCGCGCGGTCACGCGCGAGACGTCCAGCCGCTCGGACAGCGTGCGTTCGGACGGCAGCGCCTGCTCGGCCTGGTAGCGGCCATCGCGCACGTCCTGTGCGAGCTTGCGCGCCAGCTGCATGTACAGTGGCGAACTGTCGTTCAGGTCGATCTCGAAGGCGGGGCTGGTCGTGGTCATCGGCAGGTCGGAAGGTAGGCGCGAAGCGTCGGGACAACGGTCTGTCATATAACACCGCTTGCCGCATAAGCATACCACCTGGTACCGATATAAAACGGTTATGCCACCGTCACGGGTATTCATTAGGCAAGGCCCGTTGTCACTGCGTATGCTCATCGAACCACGCCACCATCAGCAGCCGCCAGGGCCAGAAGGAGACCGGATGAACGAGCACAGGCGATCCTTGCTGGGCATGATCCTGCCGGGCCCGGTCGAACCGCTGTTCCCGGCACCGGCGCGCCGCGCGCTCGATACCGAACTGGCCGCGCTGGTGAACGATCCGGCCATGCAGCTGGCCAGCCTGTCGGTGGTGGCGCTGCGCGCCGGCCAGCCGGTGTACGAACAATCTTTCGGCCGGCGTTTCATTGGCGGCGGCGCCCGGCCCGACCGTCCAGCCACGCCCGACACCCTGTACCGCGTCGCCTCGATTTCCAAATTGATGACCGCTCTGGGCCTGATGCGACTGGTGGAGGCAGGCCGCCTGCAGCTCGATGCCGACGTCTCCGGCTACCTGGGCTTTAGCCTGCGCAACCCGCATTTTCCCGGGCAGCCCATCACGCTGCGCGCGCTGCTGACCCATACCTCGTCATTGCGCGACGAGGGCGGCTATGCGTGGCCGCTGGCCACCACCCTGCAAGAGGTGCTGGTGCCGGGCGCGCCGCTCTACGGCGGCGGCCGGATGTGGTCGGGCGAGGCGGCGCCGGGCGCTTATTTCACTTATTGCAACCTCGGCTGGGGGGTGATCGGCACCGCCATGGAGCGCGTCTGCGGCGAACGCTTCGACCTGCTGATGGTGCGCCTGCTGCTGCAGCCGCTGGGCCTGGCTGCCGGCTACAACCCCTCGGCCTTGCCGCCGGCGGCGCTGGAACGGCTGGCAACGCTGTACCGCAAGCGCGCGACCGATACCGACACCTGGAACGCCGAGGGGCCCTGGATCGCGCAGGTGGACGACTACGACGCCGGCGCGCCGGCCGCGCCGGCGGGCATCGCCACCTATGTCCCCGGCACCAATGCGACGGCGTTCAGCCCGACCGGCGGCCTGCGCATCTCGGCGCGCGACCTGGGCGTGGTGATGCGCATGCTGCTCGGTGGCGGTATTCATGGAGGCGTGCAGGGCGCCAGCCGGCTGTTCGCGCGCGCCACGCTCGAACACATGTTCGCGCGCCACTGGAGCCTGGATGCCGCGGGCGGCAACGGCGACTCGATGCACGGCTTATTCCATGCCTGGGGCCTTGGCAACGCCCAGTTCCCCGACCGCGCCGGCATGGCGCTGGTCGATGGCGGCGGCTTCGATGCGGTCGGCCACCTTGGCGACGCCTACGGGCTGCGTTCGGTATTCGTGCTCGACCGCGCGCGCGGCAACGGCATGATCGTGCTGGCCGGCGGCAGCACGCACGACCCGGCCCGGCAGAAGGGCCGCTATTCGGCGCTGGCGCGCTTCGAGGAGCGCATTCTCACGGCGCTGTACCGCCACGCCATCGTCGGCCAACAGGCGCCGGCATGAGGCCAGGCTGGCGTTTATATACCCCGGTTATGGCGCCCGGCGCGAGTTTCATTGGCCCCGGTCCGGGCTAGCGCCTAAGCTCCATGCTCATGATTAACAATAAAAGTGCAGGATGCAGCAAATGAAGGAACACGTGCTGGTCATCG
Above is a genomic segment from Massilia sp. H6 containing:
- a CDS encoding GntR family transcriptional regulator; this encodes MTTTSPAFEIDLNDSSPLYMQLARKLAQDVRDGRYQAEQALPSERTLSERLDVSRVTARKAIDQLVDQGLVVRRRGSGNYIAPRIEQPLSDLSSFSEQLQQRGYKPGSHWLRREVLLADADQQRWLGLLPDTRVARLERLRLADDVVMAYEISVIPASMLPRPEGVGGSLYAHLAKTGHMPVRALQHLRAMNASSELAARLAVPEGRAVLFITRIGYLGSGEPVELTHSYCLSEHYDFVAELRRPA
- a CDS encoding serine hydrolase, coding for MNEHRRSLLGMILPGPVEPLFPAPARRALDTELAALVNDPAMQLASLSVVALRAGQPVYEQSFGRRFIGGGARPDRPATPDTLYRVASISKLMTALGLMRLVEAGRLQLDADVSGYLGFSLRNPHFPGQPITLRALLTHTSSLRDEGGYAWPLATTLQEVLVPGAPLYGGGRMWSGEAAPGAYFTYCNLGWGVIGTAMERVCGERFDLLMVRLLLQPLGLAAGYNPSALPPAALERLATLYRKRATDTDTWNAEGPWIAQVDDYDAGAPAAPAGIATYVPGTNATAFSPTGGLRISARDLGVVMRMLLGGGIHGGVQGASRLFARATLEHMFARHWSLDAAGGNGDSMHGLFHAWGLGNAQFPDRAGMALVDGGGFDAVGHLGDAYGLRSVFVLDRARGNGMIVLAGGSTHDPARQKGRYSALARFEERILTALYRHAIVGQQAPA